A portion of the Paenibacillus sp. PvR098 genome contains these proteins:
- the rfbB gene encoding dTDP-glucose 4,6-dehydratase, whose amino-acid sequence MKLLVTGGAGFIGSNFISYMLDKHTEYEIINLDVLTYAGNLENLHFLKDHPRYMFIKGDISDSELVTDVFGKGIDVVVNFAAESHVDRSILDPSLFVKTNVMGTQILLEAAKKFKVTKFVQVSTDEVYGSLGPTGLFTEETPLSPNSPYSASKAGGDLLVRAYHETFGLPINITRCSNNYGPYQFPEKLIPLIITNALNDIPLPVYGDGLNIRDWLYVEDHCSAIDLVIHKGVNGEVYNIGGNNERTNLEIVKTILEEIGKPKSLITYVEDRPGHDRRYGIDATKISRDLGWVPNHFFEKGIKKTIQWYLDHQEWWERIRSGEYRTY is encoded by the coding sequence TTCATCAGCTACATGTTGGACAAACATACGGAGTATGAGATCATCAATCTAGATGTGTTGACCTATGCCGGAAATTTAGAGAATCTTCATTTTTTAAAAGATCATCCTCGATATATGTTTATTAAAGGTGATATTTCTGACTCAGAGCTAGTAACGGATGTTTTCGGCAAAGGGATAGATGTGGTTGTAAATTTTGCCGCTGAATCTCACGTGGATCGAAGTATTTTAGATCCAAGTCTATTTGTCAAAACGAATGTAATGGGTACACAAATTTTGTTGGAAGCTGCAAAAAAATTTAAAGTAACGAAATTTGTACAGGTTTCGACGGACGAGGTTTATGGTTCTCTTGGGCCGACAGGACTTTTTACCGAAGAAACTCCGCTGTCACCCAACAGCCCATATTCGGCAAGTAAAGCTGGAGGGGATTTGTTGGTGCGGGCATATCATGAAACGTTCGGGCTGCCTATCAATATCACTCGATGTTCCAATAACTATGGACCGTATCAATTTCCTGAGAAACTTATACCTTTGATCATTACCAATGCATTGAATGATATCCCCCTTCCTGTTTATGGGGACGGGTTAAATATTCGGGATTGGCTGTATGTGGAAGATCATTGTAGTGCTATTGATTTAGTAATTCATAAAGGCGTTAATGGAGAGGTTTATAACATAGGAGGAAATAACGAGCGGACTAATCTTGAAATTGTAAAGACCATTCTAGAGGAAATAGGTAAGCCGAAATCTTTAATTACTTATGTGGAAGACAGACCTGGGCACGACCGCCGGTACGGCATTGATGCTACAAAAATTTCTAGAGATTTAGGCTGGGTACCAAACCATTTCTTTGAAAAAGGAATTAAGAAGACGATCCAATGGTATTTAGACCATCAAGAATGGTGGGAGAGAATTAGGTCAGGCGAGTATCGGACTTATTAA